The genomic interval TTTCTGAAAATAAGATCGTTGCATCATCGTTCTCTTAGTTATCTCTTCCTTGTATACTAGACTGCTTTGAATTTCCTACTGTCATCGCTCCATTAATGTAGATGTATTTTGTGATTTGTAAATGGTCTCTTGACTTACGTGTGCCAGTTTCTTGTTGAACTTAGTCTTATCTTCTACTTCCGATCTTCATGATTGCCTTGAAAATTATCTCGTTCCTTCAAATATTATGAGTTTCATTTGTTAAGTTGTTATATTGTGGTGCACTATAAAATGAGACTAACCAAGGGTTATACTACTGGAGGTGGCTCCCGTgaggaaaataaataatagagaCATGAGAAATATTCAAATCTAAATAGTTCAATAAATCTCCTTGGTGGATGTTAGTCATAAGCGAAAGAGTGCATTTGTGCTATTCACTGAGAGTTTAAAAAGAATAAACTTGAAGTTTGAACCATTGATAGAAACTTAACTGAAGAATTTACTAAGTAGAATTAAAATTGAGCATGAAACATAGCGAACATATAGGTTTAAAGTTGATGAATATGGAATTTTCTAGTCTTGCTTGTTGGTATCAAATAAATGGACAGCTTATTTTGCCATGTAAAGTTTTGGAGGGCAGcctgctgtttttttttttttttttgcttcttttgTAGTTACTATATTTTCTATTATGATGGGATGTTCTCTGTTCTACTGCTTTGTCAGTGAACAATGTGTCTTTTAGTCATTAAGTTTAGATCTAAATCATATAGTGGTTTCAGCTTCAGGATGGGCAGAGCTCACAGGATAATCAACAAAGAGTTCCTGCAGCATTCAAGAGTTTCACAATGTCTCAGAAGGAGAAGACTCTCAATGATCTCATGAAGGACCAGTGGTTATGCTACATACCTGATGGTAAAATAGGCCTTGGTATAAGATCATTCTTTGATCTTCGGAGTTGGTTTCGTAGCAATGATATTCCTTCATGTGAAGTATGCAATGAAGCTGGTGTGAAGGTATTAAAAATCTCACTAATTTACTAGTCTTTTCTCATAAATAATGATCTACTAATACCTTGCTTACCTTTTCCTATCTGTATAGCATTGCTAGCTATATATGAAAATTCTACATGTTCAAAGAAATTCTACCATTGAAGATAGTTTGAGTAGTTTATGAATCTTAGCATGCAGAACCACAGAAGTTTGTTTTCCAAAAGAGAATTGTATTATTTTGACACCCATAAAATTTAAACTAGAATATGTAGAATCACTAATTTCTTAGACCTGAATTGGAATATGCGCCAGCTTCGATCAAATTGAAAGTGACTCTTGTTGCTTGCTTTTCTAATGGAGTGCCATGATAAATTTCTTGAATTGACTCTTTTTTTTTCCGCCTGTTGATTGTTTGGTTCTGTTGTGCAGGCTTCCATCTGTTCCAGTGAAGCATGCAATGTTCGGATTCATTACTACTGCTTAAAGAAGAAATTTTCTGTGCAAAAGGTTCAAAATTCTCGTCTGTTGCTTGTATTTCTCTGCATTAGGTCTTCCTTTTATTAGcagtttttttgttttcaatttctTGTGTCAATTCATATGATCCATCAGGGTTCAAAGGCTTGTCCTCGTTGTGGTACTGAATGGCCTCAAGCCGATCTGAGTGAGTTAGATCTTACAGATGCAACTGAACAAATTCAGGCGCATTCATCTGTGTCTAAGCGAACAAAGAGATCAACGCGCATGAAAGCCGAAGCAGTTGAGGCAGTTCAGTCCCATGGTGGAACTCAAAGTGAAGCACCTCAGGTTCCTGTAACAAGGAAGAGGCTTCGGAGCTACAAAGCCGAACCAGAGCCAATCGAAGACGAAGGCTCCTCCCAATGTGTGGCACCTCCAAGAGTTAGAACCCGTCAATCTCACAAAGTTTAGCGAAACACAAATCCTTACCAATTAATATCTCTATATAGGTTCTTGTTGCTTCATTTTGTTACATTAGCATTCAGACCCTGAATTGGTTCTCAGGTTTTGTGCATTCTACCAATCTGAGTGAATAACAATGAAATTAGGGTTTTATGATGATATaattaggatttttcaaaaaaacaTTATGCAAGATTGTGTTGTTAGATTGAAATGATgtggatctattttttttttttaaaaaaaggcatTCAGTGATGCTTATttgtttaatataaaaaattttgcTGAAACTCAACAACGGGAACAGCTCAGATGATCACAGTATTCCAATTTGCACCGCAATTatcagacaaaaaaaaaaaaatcctaaaacacTTCTAAAAATTGGCAGAAAAAGCTTCCTACTATAAACTAATAGTTCACAATCTGGTAATACAGGAAGAACACTGAGTGCATTCAATCAATAAAACTGAGAACCGGAAGAGCCATTAGTTCACTATCCCCTAAGACCACAAATTTTAATAGAACCCCATTCATTGCCACCCTTCAATTCAGAAAACCCAATGCAAGTACCAGGAAATAAGACTAGCACTGAAAGGAATACAGATCTATCCAGATTTATGGCATGTGACTTCTACATGGATAGCTCTTATCGCTATACATATGCAAAGCAACAGAACACAACACAGTCTGCACCCTCAAGTAGAGTGCAAAGGATTCATATGATACTGCAGTGTGCAAAAAGCAGGCAAGTTTCGTCGTCTAGAAGCCATTCATTTCCAAAAGGTACGTTCTTCACTTCATCAATGCCTTGACTGCAGTCTTGAATGGGTTATCAAATGATCCAGAAATGAAGGCATCAGTCTCAGCCCTACTGCTGCTAGCAGTGTTTCCATCAGAAGATGGCTTGATTGTAACTAGGGTCGCGCCTTGCAATGCCATCCCACCTGGGAGCTCCAAGTAGGGAGCATATTTCATTTTCATGTTTGATGCTGGAACTTATGTCCTGTTTGAAGATGCCGATGGTATCAATGGATTCTCCCTGAATTCCTTCAGCTGCCCTTCACCCATGCTCAGGGTTCCTTGCCTGTCCCCGTCTGTCAAGACCAAGCTCTTCAAAGTGGGATGGTTCGTAATAATTGGCCGTAGAAGAAAATGCCTTGTGGAAGCAGCAATGAGGGAGCTGATTGTCCATACGACTCGAATCTTTAGCCCCCCATTAGTGTAGAATGATTCGGGAATGCTACCACTGTCTTCTAAAGACGCTTCAAGCTCAGAGACAGGCTTGTTACTTCCTTTGGTGCTATGAAGGTTGTGGAAGGATTTCAGGAGGGCAATGAGGATCAGTTTTAGAAGTTGGAGTTTCGATGTCTCGGAGAGGATGGGCGGAATGGATCATCAAAATCACCATCAGCAGTGACCACACGGTCGATCTTAATATAGACATCATGGACCAAAACCACAAGGGAATTGAACCGCCTGCAAACAGCTGAGCAGCGGCCAAGTGATCAGACATCTGCAAGCTTGTTAAAGATTAGGAGGGCAACGGAGTCAGGAAGGTTTTCGAAATGATCCAGATGAGAAGAAGGTTCAGCCAAGATTCTTCCTTTTCGATGCATTGTTTTGTAgtttgtttctcaatgaaagctCTTTTCCCTAAATTGCCAAGAATCAAACAAAAACATGGCAAAATCGTCCCAAACTTAATTGAGATGTTTGAAGCTCAAAATCCTGCAATCACTTCAAATTTCCAGTTACCAATGCCGCAGATTTCAACATTGGAAGCGACACAAAGGAGATCGTGAATTTTAAGATCCTTAAGAACAACAGCTAATTAGAACAAACTACTACACATGCTAAGCTTCTAAAggagatcaagaagaagaaaaaacgatTAAAAAGATATTTCAAATCAGAATATCTAAGAAAGAAGAGGGATCAGGATGAGCCACTCAAAATTCAGAGGATAGGAATCTCAATGCAGCGAACCATTCCAGAAAGGATACCAAGAATCCAAAATTTTGTCAAACAACAGACAAAAAACTACACACGGAATCTTTAAACTGATCTGCAGCAGGAGGGCCAAAACGAAGAGGTTGATGAGAAAAATCAGACACTACCTGAATCCATGACCATTAAGACCCATCGCGGGACAGAAACTCCACCAATTGCTCCAAAATCCCCCCTTTTTCACGCACCCTCCTGGATCAGACAGCTCGATGCCTCCGATCGAAAACAAATCGCTCAAATCCGAACACAAAACCTCCCCATTTCAGATCGACCCCAAAAACCCGATTGAACTCACGGTAGGGAGTTTCCCCAAACAAATCTCGCAAGTGACTGGACACCAAAGATTTCCTGGAATATAGTAGGGTTTTTAAGAGGGAGGTGGTGCGTTGTCGTTGGCACAGTAGCCCATAGTTTAGTCGTCTGCCTGTCTTTCGCCGACGATAGTACTGTATAGGCAGAGTTAACGGCGCCGTCAATGCCGTGACATCTAATGTTGCCGTTACCGTGTGCAGATATATTATACATACTAGACATAGACGGTTgggcaaaattttcaaaatacacaAATGATTTCGCAGATAACATTCTCAGTACGGTAATTTACCAaagtatttagtttttttttttaatttatgacaTACAATACTTTAATAATTATCAAaacatatattaatttatttgattttttcattttattcctCCAGCCAACTACATACCATCTCAATCTCTCTCCTccccccccctccctctctctctctctcctttggAAAGCTAATCTCTCACATAAAAagatcaaaaataataatggatggTACATTTAAACTCTTTACTACTTCAAAAATTTACAGGACCTAAAATGAGTACAATTGGATCTCTCTAagtttcgatcaaaatccactaattGACGTAaaagagctccgattacacctATTTCAGGTCCTGTGAATTTTTGAGGTTACAAGGAatttaaatatgttatccattatttattttgatttctccggaggtattaaaatattattgaaagaatCGGTTGATATCACACAAACGTTGAGCCTGATATAAAATCTCACCTTTGGAGAAACCGAAATAAATAATAGAGGGTATATTCGAACACCTTGCAATCTCAGTAATCAACAGGAATTAAAAATGAGTGCAATTAGAGCTCTCTAGGACGATTAATGGATATCGACCGAAATTAATTGAAATTCATTAATTTacatagagagctccgattgcatccatttcagttcctgtggattatTAAAGTTCCAAGGTGTCCGAATATGTCCTCTATTGTTTATTTCGGCTTCTCCAAAGGTGAGATTTTATATGATTTCACATCAGACCCAACGTGAGATTTCGACCGATTTCGGTCGAAATCCAttaatcgacctagagagctctgattgcacccattttaggTCCTGTAGATTCCTAAAGTTGCAAAGAGTCTAAATATAtactccattgtttattttggcttctctGGAAGTAGGATTTTATATCAAGCCTAATGTCAGATTTCAGccaatttttcaaataatattttaacaaattcagagaagtcgaaataaacaatggatagcatatttgaacttatTACAACCTCAAAAATCCACAGGACCTGAAATGGGTATAATTGGAGTTCTCTAGgtcaataaatgagtttaagtcAAAACTTACTAATTGACTTAGAGAGTTATGATTGTACCAATTTCAAGTCATGTGGATTTTTGAggttgcaagaagttcaaatatgctatccattatttatttcggcttctccggaggtattaaaatattattgaaagaatAGGCTGATATTACACAaatattgggcctgatataaaatCTCATCTTCGGAAAAgctgaaataaacaatggagggcatatttggactccttacaaCCTCAAGAATCCACAGAAATTGAAATGGGTGAAATTAGAACTCTTTAGGTTGATTAATAAATTTCGACCGAAATCAACTGAAATTGGTTGAAATTCcaaattgggcctgatatgaaatcatatcaagtCCAATGTGGGATTGTGGTCAATTTTGGAAAAaaatccattgtttattttagcttatctaGAGTTGAGATTTTATATCAGGCCGAATGTATGTGAGATATCAGTTGATTCtttcaataacattttaatacctacggagaagctgaaataaacaatagataatatatttgaactccttgcaacatcagaaatctacatgacctgaaatgggtgcaatcagagcccTCTAAGTCAATAAGTAGATTTTGATCGAAACCTACTGATTGATTTAGAGAACTCTGATTACACACATTTCaagtcctgtggatttctgaggttacaatgagttcaaatatgctatccattgtttatttcaattTCTCCAgatgtgttaaaatgttatttgaaaattttgttgacaTCTAACATTGGGCTTGATATAAAAGTCTACTTTCagagaagccaaaataaacaaTAGAGTATATATTTGGACTCTTTGCAACTTCCGAAATCCACAGAACCTGAAATAGTTGCAATCGGAACTATCTAGGTCAATTAATAGATTTCGACTGAAATTGATCAAAAtctcacgttgggtctgatatgaaatcatataaaATCTCACCTCTGGAGAagccgaaataaacaatggaggaCATATTTGTTAGGATCGGtgcgaccgacaagagggggttaATTGTCTGCACACTAATAACAAACAAACCTTTCTCAATCTTTTTGAAATAATAAgatacttgtataaaaagaattgataaaattaaaaagaaagatgctaccaatttttttacttagttacaaccgggaaggttgttaatccaagactctgaagcactactcaaattctccttttgtcataggcggagaaacctcttacaagcgttggaagcaCACACAGTTGTAAAACACTTAAAGAAGCTCGTATATAAGTTATTCTAGACTACTGGGAtcagggttatatttatagccctattcgggatgcctggaagggttccaggtgttgatacagtctgacctggctgttgttttgatgttgacactgatttaagtttgtatcagatattaatcaaactcagactgactactgatcgaggttgattcgttgggagggaaagtcctggtgagtgaagccaggcaagggaaatccagatgggtcaaggttgaccagacatctggtgaaaagtccaagcagggagcttgacatgggaaaagtccaagtatggagacttggcacagagtggtcagagagggctcggtagctcgttctctggaccggacgaagtcggagagggctcggtagctcgttctccggactaggttagagagggctcggtagctcgttctcaagaccaatcctaatatcacatgggcgttggatcggtcaacagaacGATCCAGTGGGATTTTGATTGCCTaatcggtgcacagaccgatctggtgaaactatgtttgctgatcggtctggcgaccgatcaggaaacactcagtagcacgcTGAGTGTAAtcggatcggtctgtagaccgatcaggaaacactcagtagcctactgagtgtaatctgatcggtctgtagaccgatcaagagatgatgtcgcgagaaggaaaaaggcagtggatcggtccgtggaccgatccatatgaaccctgatcggtctccggaccgatcaggtcatatcctgatcggtcttgagaccgatcaggtgacgatctcaggagtgcgaggaaccgcactcattaagccctgatcggtctgcagaccgatcaggccataccctgatcggtcttcacgaccgat from Zingiber officinale cultivar Zhangliang chromosome 6B, Zo_v1.1, whole genome shotgun sequence carries:
- the LOC121992328 gene encoding uncharacterized protein LOC121992328 isoform X2 codes for the protein MALGWRHHALIQTLLSRGPMTEESFYSLFTGISGKNPATHRQVFNETLLKINKTLAYVQFELRACCNQYDGKVNYSVVNNVVDEQSKLGSKYSVPQIAFYKGVIEAIVQGAASQGCISSIDALHVRLESQLQDGQSSQDNQQRVPAAFKSFTMSQKEKTLNDLMKDQWLCYIPDGKIGLGIRSFFDLRSWFRSNDIPSCEVCNEAGVKASICSSEACNVRIHYYCLKKKFSVQKGSKACPRCGTEWPQADLSELDLTDATEQIQAHSSVSKRTKRSTRMKAEAVEAVQSHGGTQSEAPQVPVTRKRLRSYKAEPEPIEDEGSSQCVAPPRVRTRQSHKV
- the LOC121992328 gene encoding uncharacterized protein LOC121992328 isoform X1; the protein is MALGWRHHALIQTLLSRGPMTEESFYSLFTGISGKNPATHRQVFNETLLKINKTLAYVQFELRACCNQYDGKVNYSVVNNVVDEQSKLGSKYSVPQIAFYKGVIEAIVQGAASQGCISSIDALHVRLESQWFQLQDGQSSQDNQQRVPAAFKSFTMSQKEKTLNDLMKDQWLCYIPDGKIGLGIRSFFDLRSWFRSNDIPSCEVCNEAGVKASICSSEACNVRIHYYCLKKKFSVQKGSKACPRCGTEWPQADLSELDLTDATEQIQAHSSVSKRTKRSTRMKAEAVEAVQSHGGTQSEAPQVPVTRKRLRSYKAEPEPIEDEGSSQCVAPPRVRTRQSHKV
- the LOC121992328 gene encoding uncharacterized protein LOC121992328 isoform X3, which produces MALGWRHHALIQTLLSRGPMTEESFYSLFTGISGKNPATHRQVFNETLLKINKTLAYVQFELRACCNQYDGKVNYSVVNNVVDEQSKLGSKYSVPQIAFYKGVIEAIVQGAASQGCISSIDALHVRLESQDGQSSQDNQQRVPAAFKSFTMSQKEKTLNDLMKDQWLCYIPDGKIGLGIRSFFDLRSWFRSNDIPSCEVCNEAGVKASICSSEACNVRIHYYCLKKKFSVQKGSKACPRCGTEWPQADLSELDLTDATEQIQAHSSVSKRTKRSTRMKAEAVEAVQSHGGTQSEAPQVPVTRKRLRSYKAEPEPIEDEGSSQCVAPPRVRTRQSHKV